The DNA region CGGAAATTAAAAAACATAATAAAATCATCATTCATCGACACCAAAGACCTGATCCTGATGCATTTGGATCGCAATTTGGACTTGCTGAGTTAATTAAGACATCTTTTCCAGAAAAAGATGTTCGACTTGTTGGTAAGATGAAACTAAGTGCTGAATGGATGGGTGCTATGAACGAAGTCCCTGATGAAGACTATCAGAATGCACTTGTTATTGTAACCGATACGGCAAATTCACCTCGAATTGATGATCAACGTTGGCATCAGGGCGATTCAGTGATAAAAATCGATCATCATCCAAATGAAGAACCATACGGTGACTTTAATTGGGTGATTGAAGGTGCATCATCGACGTCAGCTATGATTTTTTCATTTTATCAAACCTTTAAAAACGAATTAAAATTATCGGATTCTGGCGCTGCATTCCTTTATAACGGTATCGTCGGAGATACTGGCCGTTTCCTTTATGCGACTAATAGTCAAACCATGGCCATTGTATCTGAATTAATGACGTTTAATTTTGATTGGTCTCAAATCAATCAACAAATGGATACCATTTCGATTGAAGCTGCTCGCATGTCAGGCTATGTTTTTGAAAATATGACACTATCAGAAAGTGGATTGAACTATATTATTTTAAAGCATGATACCGTTGAAAAATTTAACCTGGGTGATTTTGGAACGGCTTTTGTCGTACCACTTTTGGGTAAAATTAACACGGCAAAGGCTTGGATTGTGTTTGAAGAACAAGAAGAAGGTTTCTTCCGAGTACGGCTGCGTTCGCGTCAAACAGTCATCAATCAAGTAGCGGCACGGCATGGTGGTGGCGGTCATCCATTTGCTTCAGGTGCACTTGCTCAAGATGAAAATGAAATACAAACTATAATCGCGGAAGTGGATGCGATATTAAAGAAAGAATAAGGTTAACTAATGGCGAAATTTACTGATTACAATTTGCGACCAGAAATTTATCAAGCACTTAAGGCAATTCATTTTAATCAACCAACTCCAGTGCAAGAAAGAATGATTCCTGTGATCTTACAAGGTCGTTCCGTGGTTGGACAGTCTCAAACAGGTTCTGGAAAAACGCATGCGTTTCTAATTCCAATCTTTGAGAAAATTAATGTTGAAAGTTCAACTGTTCAAACGATCATTACTACACCATCGCGAGAATTAGCGATGCAAATTCAACTGGCTGCGAAGCAAATTGCGCAACAATTTCCAGAAGATCATCAACCAAAGATTGGCTATTATGTTGGTGGAACTGATAAAAGTCGTCAAGCTTCTCAATTGGAACATGGCCAACCACAACTCGTGATTGGAACGCCTGGTCGAATTTTAGACTTATATAAAAACGGTGCTTTAAACATTCATACTGCCCATAGTTTGGTTATTGATGAAGCGGATATGACGCTTGACGGTGGCTTTTTGCCTGATGTTGATGCCATTGCTGGTGCGTTACCGGCCGACTTACAAATGATGGTGTTTTCAGCCACGATTCCGCAAAAATTACAGCCGTTTTTAAAGAAATATTTGAATAATCCAATTGTGGAAGAGATTCCCAGTCAGACGGTAATTGCTAATACCATTGAGAATCTTTTAGTAGGTACAAAAGGTAAAAGTAAAGACGAAGTCGTGTATAATTTATTAACCATGGGAAATCCGTATATGGCCTTGGTATTTACTAACACCAAGGAACGTGCGAAGGAATTGGCAGGTTACTTGCGAAAACAAGGGCTTAAGGTTGCTGAAATTCACGGAAATATTCAACCTCGTGAACGAAAGCGTACAATGGCGGCAATTCAACGTCTAGACTATCAATACGTGGTTGCAACTGATTTAGCAGCACGTGGTATTGATATTCCGGGTGTTGACCTAGTGATTAATGATGGTATTCCTTCAGAGCTAGAATTCTTTGTGCATCGTGTCGGACGGACGGGTCGGAATGGACAGCCAGGGACAGCCATTACAATTTACAATCCTGACGAAGAAGACCGAGTAGCAGCTGTTGAAAAAATGGGGATTGAATTTCAACCTCGAAACTATAGTCAAGGTGAGTTAAAAGAAGGTATTGATCGTCGTCGTCGTGTTCAGCGAAATCGTTCAACAGTTAAACTCGATCCAACAATGATTGGAATGGTTAAGAAAAAAAAGAAGCATGTTAAGCCTGGGTATAAACGTCAAATTAAAAAGGCGATTGCTAAAGATGCACGTTTTAAAAAGCGCGTAGCAGATCGTGAAGAATTACGGGCAAATCGAAAGGCAAAGAAGCAAGCTGCTGATAAGGTACGTGGAAAATAATAAATATTTGGGGAGGTAAGGTTGCGTGAACTTTACACGAATTAAAAATTACGCTGTGCTTATCGGCGGATTTATATTAGGTGCATTTTTAATTGCGATTGCAATGAATTTCTTTTTCATTCCCAATAAGATTTTCTCTGCTGGATTTAATGGAATTGCCCAGCTACTTAGTTTATTCTTTGGTGTATTTCATATTAACGTTGAAGTTGGAACAATGATTTTGCTGTTTA from Weissella diestrammenae includes:
- a CDS encoding DEAD/DEAH box helicase, which translates into the protein MAKFTDYNLRPEIYQALKAIHFNQPTPVQERMIPVILQGRSVVGQSQTGSGKTHAFLIPIFEKINVESSTVQTIITTPSRELAMQIQLAAKQIAQQFPEDHQPKIGYYVGGTDKSRQASQLEHGQPQLVIGTPGRILDLYKNGALNIHTAHSLVIDEADMTLDGGFLPDVDAIAGALPADLQMMVFSATIPQKLQPFLKKYLNNPIVEEIPSQTVIANTIENLLVGTKGKSKDEVVYNLLTMGNPYMALVFTNTKERAKELAGYLRKQGLKVAEIHGNIQPRERKRTMAAIQRLDYQYVVATDLAARGIDIPGVDLVINDGIPSELEFFVHRVGRTGRNGQPGTAITIYNPDEEDRVAAVEKMGIEFQPRNYSQGELKEGIDRRRRVQRNRSTVKLDPTMIGMVKKKKKHVKPGYKRQIKKAIAKDARFKKRVADREELRANRKAKKQAADKVRGK
- a CDS encoding DHH family phosphoesterase; amino-acid sequence: MTAQTSILAEIKKHNKIIIHRHQRPDPDAFGSQFGLAELIKTSFPEKDVRLVGKMKLSAEWMGAMNEVPDEDYQNALVIVTDTANSPRIDDQRWHQGDSVIKIDHHPNEEPYGDFNWVIEGASSTSAMIFSFYQTFKNELKLSDSGAAFLYNGIVGDTGRFLYATNSQTMAIVSELMTFNFDWSQINQQMDTISIEAARMSGYVFENMTLSESGLNYIILKHDTVEKFNLGDFGTAFVVPLLGKINTAKAWIVFEEQEEGFFRVRLRSRQTVINQVAARHGGGGHPFASGALAQDENEIQTIIAEVDAILKKE